One Nocardioides luti DNA window includes the following coding sequences:
- a CDS encoding TspO/MBR family protein has product MRATAITSVLTAATAALGAKGTDPDSAWYAALDKPRWQPPGIAFPLVWTPLYGLIAWGTGRAIDRAAPGDRTRLEVLTGANLATNAAWNWAFFDRQSPAAGMGVILTLDVLNLALLRETARHDRKAAAALAPYVAWTAFATALNASIWRRNR; this is encoded by the coding sequence ATGCGCGCGACTGCGATCACCTCCGTCCTTACCGCGGCCACCGCGGCGCTCGGCGCCAAGGGCACCGACCCCGACTCCGCGTGGTACGCCGCGCTCGACAAGCCGCGGTGGCAGCCGCCGGGGATCGCGTTCCCATTGGTGTGGACGCCGCTCTACGGGCTGATCGCGTGGGGGACCGGGCGGGCGATCGACCGGGCCGCGCCGGGCGACCGGACCCGGCTCGAGGTGCTGACCGGGGCCAACCTGGCGACCAACGCGGCGTGGAACTGGGCGTTCTTCGACCGGCAGTCGCCGGCGGCGGGGATGGGCGTGATCCTCACGCTCGACGTGCTGAACCTTGCCCTGCTCCGCGAGACCGCGCGGCACGACCGCAAGGCCGCGGCCGCCTTGGCGCCGTACGTCGCGTGGACGGCGTTCGCGACCGCGCTGAACGCGAGCATCTGGCGCCGCAACCGCTAG
- a CDS encoding EVE domain-containing protein, whose protein sequence is MAASYWINTVSLEHVQLAVEGGFTQAHHGKDTGLRKLKRGDGLVFYSPRTAMRSGSPLRQFTAIGTIASDEPTQVTVRPDFKPWRLDMEFEQGTHPAPAGALLEQLSFITDVKQWGVPFRQGLFEVSAEDFATIRAAMTA, encoded by the coding sequence ATGGCAGCGTCGTACTGGATCAACACCGTCAGCCTGGAGCACGTGCAGCTGGCGGTGGAGGGTGGGTTCACGCAGGCGCACCACGGCAAGGACACCGGGCTGCGGAAGCTGAAGCGCGGGGACGGGCTGGTGTTCTACTCGCCGCGGACCGCGATGCGGTCGGGGAGTCCGCTGCGGCAGTTCACCGCGATCGGGACGATCGCGTCGGACGAGCCGACCCAGGTGACCGTGCGGCCGGACTTCAAGCCGTGGCGGCTGGACATGGAGTTCGAGCAGGGCACGCACCCGGCGCCGGCCGGGGCGCTGCTGGAGCAGCTGTCGTTCATCACCGACGTGAAGCAGTGGGGCGTGCCGTTCCGGCAGGGGCTCTTCGAGGTGTCGGCGGAGGACTTCGCGACCATCCGTGCGGCGATGACGGCCTGA
- a CDS encoding vitamin B12-dependent ribonucleotide reductase, with translation MTETVSGAAGSASTGASAGLKIERVFSTEGVHPYDAITWERRDVVQTNWKTGATVFEQRGVEFPDFWSVNASTIVTTKYFRGAVGTDVREWSLKQLIDRVVKTYTKAGVEHGYFASAVDAEIFEHELTWLLVNQYFSFNSPVWFNVGTPSPQQVSACFILSVDDSMDSILNWYKEEGFIFKGGSGAGLNLSRIRSSKELLSSGGTASGPVSFMRGADASAGTIKSGGATRRAAKMVVLDVDHPDIVEFVETKAREEDKIRALRDAGFDMDLGGADITSVQYQNANNSVRVSDEFMRAVEDGTDFALRGRMHNEVIETVDARELFTKIAKAAWECADPGLQYDGTINDWHTNPETGRITASNPCSEYMSLDNSSCNLASLNLLKFLKDDDTFDGELFAKAVEVIITAMDISICFADFPTEAIGKTTVDYRQLGIGYANLGALLMAMGLGYDSDGGRAMAAAITSLMTGTSYKRSGELAGVVGPYAGYARNADAHKRVMRKHQAANDTVRTLGIADRQVHQLATAAWADVQTVGAEHGFRNAQASVLAPTGTIGFMMDCDTTGIEPDFSLVKFKKLVGGGSMQIVNQTVPRALRKMGYQPEQVEAILAHIAEHGHVIDAPGLKTEHYEVFDCAMGARALKPMGHVRMMAAAQPFLSGAISKTVNLPEDATVEEIEDIYLQSWKLGLKATAVYRDNCKVGQPLATGKGDNKGQDSNAAATTEATETKTIEKIVYAPTRKRLPKSRVSRTTSFTVGGAEGYMTSGAHDDGQLGEVFLKLGKQGSTLAGVMDAFSIAVSIGLQYGVPLETYVSKFTNLRFEPAGLTDDPDVRMAQSLMDYVWRRLALDYLSFETREGLGIYSADERQRYLETGSYEPLVEETGSAAELIDDDLGGSDLVGRVASASERIETVDAVEVESAAETKAPQGVHTSAELMEKITGTAVDSPLCFTCGTKMRPAGSCYVCEGCGSTSGCS, from the coding sequence ATGACCGAGACGGTGAGCGGCGCAGCCGGAAGCGCTTCCACAGGTGCCAGCGCAGGGCTGAAGATCGAGCGGGTCTTCAGCACCGAGGGCGTCCACCCCTACGACGCCATCACCTGGGAGCGCCGCGACGTCGTCCAGACCAACTGGAAGACCGGCGCCACCGTCTTCGAGCAGCGCGGCGTGGAGTTCCCCGACTTCTGGTCGGTCAACGCCTCGACCATCGTCACCACGAAGTACTTCCGCGGCGCCGTCGGCACCGACGTGCGCGAGTGGAGCCTCAAGCAGCTCATCGACCGCGTCGTGAAGACCTACACCAAGGCCGGCGTCGAGCACGGCTACTTCGCCTCCGCGGTGGACGCCGAGATCTTCGAGCACGAGCTCACCTGGCTGCTGGTCAACCAGTACTTCTCCTTCAACTCCCCGGTCTGGTTCAACGTCGGCACCCCGTCGCCGCAGCAGGTCTCGGCCTGCTTCATCCTCTCGGTCGACGACTCGATGGACTCCATCCTGAACTGGTACAAGGAGGAGGGCTTCATCTTCAAGGGCGGCTCCGGCGCCGGCCTCAACCTCTCCCGCATCCGCTCCTCCAAGGAGCTGCTCTCCTCCGGCGGCACCGCCTCGGGCCCCGTGTCCTTCATGCGCGGCGCCGACGCCTCCGCCGGCACCATCAAGTCGGGTGGCGCCACGCGCCGCGCGGCCAAGATGGTCGTCCTGGACGTCGACCACCCCGACATCGTCGAGTTCGTCGAGACCAAGGCGCGCGAGGAGGACAAGATCCGCGCGCTGCGCGACGCCGGCTTCGACATGGACCTCGGCGGCGCGGACATCACCTCGGTTCAGTACCAGAACGCCAACAACTCCGTCCGCGTCTCCGACGAGTTCATGCGCGCCGTCGAGGACGGCACCGACTTCGCCCTGCGCGGCCGGATGCACAACGAGGTCATCGAGACCGTCGACGCCCGCGAGCTCTTCACCAAGATCGCGAAGGCCGCCTGGGAGTGCGCCGACCCGGGTCTGCAGTACGACGGCACGATCAACGACTGGCACACCAACCCGGAGACCGGCCGCATCACCGCGTCCAACCCCTGCTCCGAGTACATGTCGCTCGACAACTCCTCGTGCAACCTCGCGTCGCTGAACCTCCTGAAGTTCCTCAAGGACGACGACACCTTCGACGGCGAGCTCTTCGCGAAGGCCGTCGAGGTGATCATCACCGCGATGGACATCTCCATCTGCTTCGCGGACTTCCCGACCGAGGCGATCGGCAAGACCACCGTCGACTACCGCCAGCTCGGCATCGGCTACGCCAACCTCGGCGCCCTGCTGATGGCGATGGGCCTCGGCTACGACTCCGACGGTGGCCGCGCCATGGCCGCCGCGATCACGTCGCTGATGACCGGCACGTCGTACAAGCGCTCCGGCGAGCTCGCCGGCGTCGTCGGCCCGTACGCCGGCTACGCCCGCAACGCCGACGCCCACAAGCGCGTGATGCGCAAGCACCAGGCCGCGAACGACACCGTCCGCACCCTCGGCATCGCCGACCGCCAGGTCCACCAGCTCGCCACCGCCGCCTGGGCCGACGTCCAGACGGTCGGCGCCGAGCACGGCTTCCGCAACGCGCAGGCCTCGGTGCTCGCGCCGACCGGCACGATCGGCTTCATGATGGACTGCGACACGACGGGCATCGAGCCCGACTTCTCGCTGGTCAAGTTCAAGAAGCTCGTCGGCGGCGGCTCGATGCAGATCGTCAACCAGACGGTCCCGCGTGCGCTGCGCAAGATGGGCTACCAGCCCGAGCAGGTCGAGGCGATCCTCGCCCACATCGCCGAGCACGGTCACGTCATCGACGCGCCCGGCCTGAAGACCGAGCACTACGAGGTCTTCGACTGCGCGATGGGTGCACGCGCCCTCAAGCCGATGGGCCACGTCCGGATGATGGCCGCGGCGCAGCCGTTCCTCTCCGGCGCGATCAGCAAGACCGTCAACCTCCCCGAGGACGCCACGGTCGAGGAGATCGAGGACATCTACCTCCAGTCGTGGAAGCTCGGCCTCAAGGCGACGGCCGTCTACCGCGACAACTGCAAGGTCGGCCAGCCCCTCGCCACCGGCAAGGGCGACAACAAGGGCCAGGACTCGAACGCCGCCGCCACCACCGAGGCGACCGAGACCAAGACCATCGAGAAGATCGTCTACGCCCCCACCCGCAAGCGGCTCCCGAAGTCCCGCGTCTCGCGCACCACCTCCTTCACCGTGGGTGGCGCCGAGGGCTACATGACCTCGGGTGCGCACGACGACGGCCAGCTCGGCGAGGTCTTCCTCAAGCTCGGCAAGCAGGGCTCGACCCTCGCCGGTGTCATGGACGCCTTCTCGATCGCGGTCTCCATCGGCCTGCAGTACGGCGTCCCGCTCGAGACCTACGTCTCGAAGTTCACCAACCTGCGCTTCGAGCCCGCCGGCCTCACCGACGACCCGGACGTCCGCATGGCGCAGTCCCTCATGGACTACGTCTGGCGCCGCCTGGCCTTGGACTACCTGTCCTTCGAGACCCGCGAGGGCCTGGGCATCTACTCCGCCGACGAGCGCCAGCGCTACCTCGAGACCGGCTCCTATGAGCCCCTCGTCGAGGAGACCGGCTCCGCCGCCGAGCTCATCGACGACGACCTCGGCGGGAGCGACCTCGTTGGTCGAGTAGCGAGCGCCAGCGAGCGTATCGAGACCGTCGACGCTGTCGAGGTTGAGTCCGCCGCCGAGACCAAGGCACCCCAGGGCGTCCACACCTCCGCCGAGCTCATGGAGAAGATCACCGGCACCGCCGTCGACTCCCCGCTCTGCTTCACGTGCGGCACCAAGATGCGCCCCGCCGGCTCCTGCTACGTGTGCGAGGGCTGCGGCAGCACCAGCGGCTGCAGCTGA
- the nrdR gene encoding transcriptional regulator NrdR has translation MHCPYCRHTDTRVLDSRVADDGGQIRRRRTCSACAKRFTTVEQMQLTVLKRSGATEPFTREKAVAGVRKACKGRPVSEDDLACLGQAVEDALRSEGFAEVPANEVGLAILGPLRVLDEVAYLRFASVYRAFESADDFEDEIAMLRAEREVPVVDGASLVELVETPQPARSG, from the coding sequence ATGCACTGCCCGTACTGCCGCCACACCGACACCCGGGTCCTCGACTCCCGCGTCGCCGACGACGGCGGCCAGATCCGCCGCCGGCGTACCTGCTCGGCCTGCGCGAAGCGCTTCACGACCGTCGAGCAGATGCAGCTGACCGTGCTCAAGCGCTCCGGCGCCACGGAGCCGTTCACCCGCGAGAAGGCCGTCGCCGGCGTCCGGAAGGCCTGCAAGGGCCGCCCGGTCTCCGAGGACGACCTGGCCTGCCTGGGCCAGGCCGTCGAGGACGCCCTGCGCAGCGAGGGCTTCGCCGAGGTCCCCGCGAACGAGGTCGGCCTGGCCATCCTCGGACCGCTGCGGGTGCTCGACGAGGTCGCCTACCTGCGCTTCGCCAGCGTCTACCGCGCGTTCGAGTCCGCCGACGACTTCGAGGACGAGATCGCCATGCTCCGTGCCGAGCGCGAGGTGCCCGTCGTCGACGGCGCCTCGCTGGTCGAGCTCGTCGAGACCCCGCAGCCCGCCAGGAGCGGCTGA
- a CDS encoding ATP-binding protein, whose translation MLDDGGATHAAGDEPVAPLGHLYRLGFELRNATSIDQVARSVLLDLGGLAGVRRVGLGLLEGAGRRVRYVATEHAGDTALDWCHIDAYDDVPLTTVTRTGESVTGSVDDLEGRYPGLVARQRDEGTRAIAAWPLPGPASPIGGLVVFFDEDQTFDDPLRRLFEATARRTADAVRRIRLAGALGTGGVAGDDQLGGTGVRASIVLEGDPRAPGAARRFVRQQLDAWEVEGDVVDTAQLCVSELVTNAVMHAGTSSELSIDLEAGVLTVVVRDLGGPSGDPGSYAPVVDDDDLRVFGRGLTLVDAMADRWGSVRDASGTTAWFVLSVADVASSSQTG comes from the coding sequence GTGCTGGATGACGGGGGCGCGACGCACGCGGCGGGGGACGAACCCGTCGCGCCCTTGGGCCACCTCTACCGCCTCGGCTTCGAGCTGCGCAACGCCACCAGCATCGACCAGGTCGCGCGCAGCGTGCTGCTCGACCTCGGCGGCCTCGCCGGCGTACGCCGCGTCGGCCTCGGGCTGCTGGAGGGCGCCGGCCGCCGGGTGCGGTACGTCGCCACCGAGCACGCCGGCGACACCGCGCTCGACTGGTGCCACATCGACGCCTACGACGACGTCCCGCTCACGACGGTCACCCGCACGGGCGAGTCCGTCACGGGCAGCGTGGACGACCTCGAGGGCCGCTACCCGGGGCTCGTCGCCCGCCAGCGCGACGAGGGCACCCGCGCCATCGCGGCCTGGCCGCTGCCCGGCCCCGCCTCGCCGATCGGCGGCCTGGTGGTCTTCTTCGACGAGGATCAGACCTTCGACGACCCGCTCCGCCGGCTGTTCGAGGCCACCGCGCGCCGCACCGCCGACGCCGTACGCCGGATCCGCCTGGCCGGTGCGCTCGGCACCGGCGGTGTCGCCGGGGACGACCAGCTCGGTGGCACCGGCGTCCGTGCCTCGATCGTCCTCGAGGGCGACCCGCGGGCGCCCGGCGCCGCACGTCGCTTCGTGCGCCAGCAGCTGGACGCCTGGGAGGTCGAGGGCGACGTCGTCGACACCGCCCAGCTGTGCGTCTCCGAGCTCGTCACGAACGCCGTCATGCACGCGGGCACCAGCTCCGAGCTCAGCATCGACCTCGAAGCGGGCGTGCTCACGGTCGTCGTGCGCGACCTGGGCGGTCCGTCCGGCGACCCGGGCTCCTACGCCCCGGTGGTGGACGACGACGACCTGCGCGTCTTCGGACGCGGCCTGACCCTCGTGGACGCGATGGCGGACCGCTGGGGATCGGTGCGCGACGCCTCCGGCACGACCGCGTGGTTCGTGCTGTCCGTGGCGGACGTCGCGTCCTCCTCGCAGACCGGCTGA
- a CDS encoding NUDIX domain-containing protein, with the protein MSLPPRAVAVVQRGAELLLIKRHHLGRDYAVLPGGTVEPGESFEDAVVRELWEETTLRATIDRELLVGEHTPGREARYFLVTDVRGEARLSGPELEAHGPDNSFELLWAGAGDFETLALQPHHLRADLPRLLDL; encoded by the coding sequence GTGTCCCTCCCTCCTCGGGCCGTGGCCGTCGTGCAACGCGGCGCGGAGCTGCTGCTGATCAAGCGCCACCACCTCGGCCGCGACTACGCGGTGCTGCCGGGCGGGACCGTCGAGCCGGGCGAGTCCTTCGAGGACGCCGTGGTCCGCGAGCTGTGGGAGGAGACCACGCTGCGCGCCACGATCGACCGGGAGCTGCTGGTCGGGGAGCACACGCCGGGCCGCGAGGCGCGCTACTTCCTCGTGACCGACGTCCGCGGCGAGGCCCGGCTCTCCGGGCCGGAGCTCGAGGCGCACGGGCCGGACAACAGCTTCGAGCTGCTGTGGGCCGGGGCGGGAGACTTCGAGACGCTCGCCCTGCAACCGCACCACCTCAGGGCGGACCTGCCGCGGCTGCTCGATCTCTGA